A region from the Thermococcus sp. Bubb.Bath genome encodes:
- the pssD gene encoding PssD/Cps14F family polysaccharide biosynthesis glycosyltransferase, which produces MKIALVCSHGGHLTEILYLMDAFKDHDVFFITYDNFRTRELSYEKYLLENIGTSPIKMLKAFFQIGIILAKEKPKVIISTGSEIAIPTFIIAKFLGIKTVFIESWCRIKTKSGTGKIVYYLSDLFLVQWPQLLKLYGSRAKYMGAVV; this is translated from the coding sequence ATGAAGATAGCTTTAGTTTGTTCTCATGGAGGGCATCTAACGGAAATACTATACTTGATGGATGCATTTAAGGATCATGATGTTTTCTTCATAACCTACGATAACTTTAGAACCCGGGAGCTATCATACGAAAAATATCTTCTGGAGAATATTGGAACAAGTCCAATAAAAATGTTAAAAGCGTTTTTCCAAATTGGGATCATACTGGCTAAGGAAAAACCAAAGGTCATAATAAGTACTGGCTCTGAAATAGCAATTCCTACGTTTATTATAGCCAAATTTTTGGGTATTAAGACAGTCTTTATTGAGAGCTGGTGCAGGATAAAGACAAAGTCAGGAACTGGAAAAATAGTTTACTACCTCTCAGACCTATTTTTGGTTCAATGGCCCCAGTTACTGAAGCTTTATGGTAGTAGAGCAAAGTACATGGGTGCTGTTGTATGA
- a CDS encoding glycosyltransferase family 2 protein → MKTLVIIPAYNEELTIGSVVALSKKHGDVLVVDDGSEDRTSEIAESSGAVVIRHEVNRGKGQALKTGFDYALANDYDAAVCIDADGQHNPDEIPLLLKPIVKGEADLVIGSRYLNGAHKTIPLYRRIGLWVLTMTTNVASNVKITDSQSGFRALNRRALESLELNSDGYNVESEMITQLADKGLRIKEVPIHVKYDTPNNHKKNPFSHGISVLAKIIGLIGYKRPLLMFGISSLASFLVAGILAYWAVQPYYHGRNVYVTQAIGAGIFIIIGIQLFVAGLTLNVLAKMVRD, encoded by the coding sequence ATGAAAACCCTTGTAATAATCCCCGCGTATAACGAAGAGCTAACCATCGGCTCAGTCGTCGCTTTATCCAAAAAGCACGGTGATGTTCTCGTTGTTGATGACGGTTCTGAGGACAGAACTTCCGAGATTGCTGAAAGTTCCGGGGCGGTTGTTATAAGGCATGAGGTTAACAGGGGAAAAGGGCAGGCATTAAAGACGGGCTTTGATTATGCTCTGGCCAATGATTATGATGCTGCTGTTTGCATAGATGCCGACGGTCAGCACAACCCCGATGAGATTCCCCTCTTATTGAAGCCGATAGTTAAAGGAGAGGCTGATTTAGTTATCGGTTCAAGGTATTTGAACGGGGCTCACAAGACTATCCCTCTCTATAGAAGGATTGGACTGTGGGTTTTGACCATGACGACAAACGTTGCATCTAACGTTAAGATAACTGATTCTCAGAGTGGGTTTAGAGCATTGAACAGAAGGGCCCTAGAAAGTTTGGAGCTGAATTCTGATGGGTACAACGTTGAAAGTGAGATGATAACCCAGCTAGCGGATAAGGGATTGAGGATTAAAGAAGTCCCGATACACGTTAAATATGACACCCCAAACAATCACAAGAAGAACCCATTTTCACACGGGATCAGCGTCCTAGCGAAGATTATAGGATTGATTGGATATAAAAGACCCCTCCTGATGTTTGGAATTTCGAGCTTGGCATCCTTTTTGGTAGCTGGAATACTGGCGTACTGGGCAGTTCAGCCGTATTATCACGGGAGGAATGTCTACGTAACCCAGGCGATAGGAGCGGGGATATTCATAATAATTGGGATTCAGTTGTTCGTTGCTGGATTGACGCTGAACGTGCTGGCAAAGATGGTGAGGGATTGA
- a CDS encoding glycosyltransferase family 2 protein, with the protein MVLSNKASVIIVTYNHRKYVGACLDSVLANDPLEVIVVDNGSTDGTSEFVEENFPEVQVIRSPRNLGYGGGNNLGVRHARGEYVVILNPDTKVEEGWLEELVKPLAKSQRLITTPKILLYDGSAINTIGNIVHFTGLTFTRGYLEPPERYDKQEYLSGISGACFAMRKGEYLELGGFDENFFAYNEDGEFSWRAHARGFKILYVPTSIVYHDYQLKVPPQKIYHLEKGRYIILRKYLTARQRLALMPSLTMTEILTWGYAVLNGASGVKFKLRGIVDGLKVKTSGVGINGEILKELEFRIPEDQLSYTQFDRSIKKIANKIYEWNYRVIAR; encoded by the coding sequence ATGGTACTATCGAATAAAGCCAGTGTTATAATAGTCACTTACAATCATCGAAAATACGTGGGGGCCTGTCTAGATTCCGTTCTGGCTAACGATCCCTTAGAGGTCATTGTTGTTGATAACGGCTCCACTGATGGAACTTCCGAGTTTGTTGAGGAGAATTTTCCGGAAGTTCAGGTCATAAGAAGCCCAAGGAACCTAGGTTACGGTGGTGGAAACAACCTTGGTGTGAGGCATGCTAGGGGGGAGTACGTGGTAATCCTCAATCCCGACACAAAAGTCGAAGAGGGATGGCTTGAGGAGTTGGTTAAGCCCTTAGCCAAAAGTCAGCGCTTAATAACGACCCCGAAGATACTCCTCTACGATGGCTCGGCTATAAACACTATCGGGAATATCGTTCATTTTACCGGACTCACATTCACACGGGGCTATCTGGAGCCTCCTGAGAGATATGACAAGCAGGAATACCTAAGCGGCATCTCCGGGGCATGCTTCGCGATGAGAAAGGGAGAGTACTTAGAGCTGGGCGGCTTCGACGAGAACTTCTTTGCATACAATGAGGATGGAGAGTTCTCCTGGAGAGCCCATGCCAGAGGATTCAAAATCCTGTACGTGCCCACATCGATAGTCTACCATGACTATCAGCTTAAAGTACCCCCGCAGAAGATATACCACTTGGAGAAGGGGAGGTACATTATTTTAAGGAAATATTTAACAGCGCGCCAGAGGCTCGCGCTCATGCCTTCGTTGACCATGACCGAGATACTAACCTGGGGATATGCGGTACTCAACGGGGCATCGGGCGTAAAATTCAAGCTCAGGGGGATTGTTGACGGGTTGAAAGTCAAGACCAGTGGGGTTGGGATTAACGGGGAAATATTAAAAGAGCTGGAGTTCAGAATTCCGGAGGATCAGCTGTCGTACACACAATTTGACCGGAGCATCAAAAAAATCGCCAACAAAATTTATGAGTGGAACTACAGGGTGATTGCGAGATGA
- a CDS encoding glycosyltransferase family 4 protein, with the protein MALEGVIIIGPQFPEGGVTTYVKTLKKYLQKEGLKVILISPYVFYPTEMNARAILRIDFIKNSFIKLIVLISNIGNIIKLASTKQSFIAHVHTAGGWSFWENSIYIIILKAFKIPVVLHMHTSEYGYAYLTSTNQVKKKLIRKIFEKSDVVIVLSKYWKKLFSKELGIPEHKLVIVPNGVDIDKFKMHNHEDCRRKLELPSNKKIIFSLGNLIERKGFRYLIKALNELVKYRRDFICFIGGSGPDRNNLQKMINAIGLEKYVKLIGYVPDDLLPIWMSAADIFVLPSLGEGVPLVMFEALASGVPFIGTKVGGIPEVIISNEYGLLVEPADPKDLAEKILIALDKEWDREKIRKYAEQFTWENITKQILKVYARLGGVKTHE; encoded by the coding sequence ATGGCCTTAGAAGGAGTTATAATTATCGGACCTCAATTCCCAGAGGGCGGGGTAACAACATATGTAAAAACTCTCAAAAAATACTTACAAAAAGAAGGCCTTAAGGTTATATTGATAAGTCCTTATGTTTTTTATCCGACAGAAATGAATGCACGGGCGATCTTACGTATTGATTTTATTAAAAATAGCTTTATCAAATTGATAGTCTTGATTTCCAATATAGGTAACATTATAAAACTAGCATCTACTAAGCAGAGCTTTATTGCACATGTTCATACTGCTGGGGGCTGGTCTTTTTGGGAGAATTCTATTTATATTATTATTCTTAAAGCATTTAAAATACCAGTTGTGCTACACATGCATACATCAGAATATGGGTATGCGTACCTCACAAGTACTAATCAAGTAAAAAAGAAGTTAATAAGAAAAATTTTTGAAAAAAGTGACGTTGTTATTGTGCTCTCTAAGTACTGGAAGAAGCTATTTAGTAAAGAACTTGGCATCCCAGAGCATAAATTAGTTATTGTGCCAAATGGAGTGGACATTGATAAATTTAAGATGCATAACCACGAAGATTGTAGAAGAAAGTTAGAATTACCCTCTAATAAAAAGATAATATTTTCTTTGGGAAACTTAATTGAAAGAAAAGGCTTTAGATATCTTATCAAGGCCTTAAACGAATTAGTTAAATACAGAAGAGATTTTATTTGCTTTATTGGAGGTAGCGGGCCTGATAGAAATAACTTGCAAAAAATGATAAATGCTATAGGTTTGGAGAAATATGTCAAGCTCATAGGATATGTTCCTGATGATTTGTTGCCAATATGGATGAGTGCTGCTGATATTTTTGTTTTGCCTAGCCTTGGAGAAGGTGTTCCATTAGTAATGTTTGAGGCTTTAGCCTCTGGTGTACCTTTCATTGGGACTAAAGTTGGTGGTATCCCTGAAGTAATAATTTCGAATGAATATGGCTTACTCGTTGAGCCTGCGGATCCCAAAGATCTAGCGGAGAAAATTTTAATTGCATTGGATAAAGAATGGGATCGGGAAAAAATAAGGAAGTATGCAGAGCAGTTTACGTGGGAGAATATAACGAAACAAATATTAAAAGTCTACGCCAGATTGGGAGGTGTGAAGACTCATGAATGA
- the pssE gene encoding PssE/Cps14G family polysaccharide biosynthesis glycosyltransferase → MIFVTVGTHYQGFERLIRKMDKIAGRIDDEVIMQIGYTTYEPKNAKWFRFLEREEDILELYKKADVIVAHAGAGTLLTALSFGKPIVVVPRLKKFGEHVDDQQLELAEALENMNKAIAVYDIEKLEDAIKKAKLLLKYRPIQRNKKLILFLKSTLRRLEK, encoded by the coding sequence ATGATCTTTGTCACCGTTGGTACTCACTATCAGGGGTTTGAGAGATTGATAAGGAAAATGGATAAGATAGCTGGCAGGATAGATGATGAGGTAATAATGCAGATAGGATACACCACCTATGAGCCGAAGAACGCCAAATGGTTCAGGTTCTTGGAGAGAGAAGAGGACATTTTAGAGTTATATAAGAAAGCTGATGTTATTGTAGCTCATGCGGGAGCGGGAACATTATTAACAGCTTTGTCTTTTGGAAAACCAATAGTCGTCGTTCCAAGATTGAAAAAGTTTGGGGAGCATGTCGATGATCAACAGTTAGAATTGGCTGAAGCGTTAGAAAATATGAATAAGGCTATAGCAGTTTATGATATTGAAAAATTAGAGGATGCAATAAAGAAAGCAAAATTATTGTTAAAATATAGACCAATTCAGAGAAACAAAAAGCTTATATTATTTTTGAAAAGTACGCTTAGGAGGCTCGAGAAATGA